Part of the Gilliamella sp. wkB7 genome is shown below.
ATAAGATCTTTTAATGAGGAAGATGTGAGCTATTTAGATAATGTTAAGATTGTTTTGGTTGAAACGTCCCACACAGGTAATATGGGGTCTGCCGCCAGAGCAATGAAAACCATGGGTTTATCCAATCTTTGCTTAGTCAATCCAGTGATAAAGCCTGATTCACAATCAATTTCATTAGCGGCAGGTGCTAGTGATATTATTAAAAATGCAATAATTTTTTCATCTTTAGAAGAGGCAATCGCTGATTGTTCACTTGTGATAGGTACTAGTGCTCGTCCTCGCACTTTACAATGGCCTAATTTAACACCAAAAGAGTGCGGTGATAAAATCATTGGTGAGGCTGTTAATGCCCAAGTTGCGTTGGTTTTTGGGCGTGAACGAGTGGGGTTAACCAATGATGAATTGCAAAAATGCCATTTTCATGTTGGTATTCCAGCTAATCCTCAGTACAGTTCTTTGAATCTAGCTATGTCGGTACAGGTATTATGTTATGAAATTCGCATGTCAATGTTAAACTTGCAAGATAATCAATCAGAGCAAACAAATTTAAATACATATACATCCGAATACCCTAAAGATATCGATGTTGAGCGTTTTTATCAGCATTTAGAGCAAACTTTATTGCAAACAGAATTTATCAATGCCAATCATCCAGGTCAAATTATGGGGCGTTTGCGAAGATTATTTACTCGGGCACGTATTGAACAACAAGAACTGAATATTTTACGTGGTATTCTAACGTCGATTGATAAAAAGTTATAATTTTTAAGCATGAAAATAAATACCCACAAAAGAGTGGGTATTTTTAAATAATAACCGATTATGGTAAGGTTAACTTAATGGATTAACTTTTTTTCCGCCAAGTTGTACCATTTGCGCCATCCTCCAACACAATATTCATTGCGTTAAGTTTATCACGCGCTTCATCTGCTTGAGCCCAATTTTTGTTAGCACGAGCTTCATTACGTTGTTTTATTAATGCTTCAATTAATTCTGCATCGGCGTCATCTGGCTGATTACCTTGTAAGAATTTTATTGGATCTTGTTCAAGTAGACCAAGTACGGCTGCTAAATAACGTAATTCAGCTGCTAATTCGTTGGCAAATGACATATCGTTATCAGCTTTAGCTTTATTGATTTCTCGTGCTAAGTCAAATAAGGTTGAATAAGCTTCAGGAGTATTGAAGTCATCATTCATCGCATTACAGAATTGACGGTAATAATCGCTCTCTTTTGTCGTATATGGATAATTTGCATCAGTATCACGAAGTGCTGTATAAAGGCGCTCTAAAGCCATTCTTGCTTGTTTTAAATTTTCCTCACTGTAATTAAGCTGACTACGATAATGGCCCGATAGTAAAAAGTAACGGACAGTTTCAGCATCATAGTGTTTTAATACATCGCGAATAGTGAAAAAATTATTAAGTGATTTTGACATCTTTTCTTGGTCTATCATCACCATCCCTGAATGCATCCAATAATTAACATATTGTCCATCATGGGCACATGTAGATTGAGCAATTTCATTTTCATGATGAGGAAACATCAAATCTGAACCCCCACCATGAATATCAAAGTGATTACCTAATTGAAAACTGTTCATCGCAGAACATTCAATATGCCAACCTGGACGTCCTTTACCCCATGGGGAATCCCAGTTAGGCTCGTTAGGTTTTGACATCTTCCAAAGTACAAAATCCATTGGATTACGTTTAACATCAACCACATCAACGCGCGCTCCAGCCTGAAGTTGCTCCAAATTTTGACGCGACAAAATACCGTAATTTGGATCGCTATCAACTGAAAACATTACATCACCATTATCGGCAATA
Proteins encoded:
- the cysS gene encoding cysteine--tRNA ligase, which produces MLKIFNTLTREKETFKSIHPNKIGLYVCGVTIYDLCHIGHGRTFVAFDVVTRYLRFLGYQLTYVRNITDVDDKIIKRALENGETCEQLTERMLQEMYADFDALNIKRPDVEPRATQQMPQIIQLIEELIAKDHAYIADNGDVMFSVDSDPNYGILSRQNLEQLQAGARVDVVDVKRNPMDFVLWKMSKPNEPNWDSPWGKGRPGWHIECSAMNSFQLGNHFDIHGGGSDLMFPHHENEIAQSTCAHDGQYVNYWMHSGMVMIDQEKMSKSLNNFFTIRDVLKHYDAETVRYFLLSGHYRSQLNYSEENLKQARMALERLYTALRDTDANYPYTTKESDYYRQFCNAMNDDFNTPEAYSTLFDLAREINKAKADNDMSFANELAAELRYLAAVLGLLEQDPIKFLQGNQPDDADAELIEALIKQRNEARANKNWAQADEARDKLNAMNIVLEDGANGTTWRKKS
- the trmJ gene encoding tRNA (cytosine(32)/uridine(32)-2'-O)-methyltransferase TrmJ, with product MGSAARAMKTMGLSNLCLVNPVIKPDSQSISLAAGASDIIKNAIIFSSLEEAIADCSLVIGTSARPRTLQWPNLTPKECGDKIIGEAVNAQVALVFGRERVGLTNDELQKCHFHVGIPANPQYSSLNLAMSVQVLCYEIRMSMLNLQDNQSEQTNLNTYTSEYPKDIDVERFYQHLEQTLLQTEFINANHPGQIMGRLRRLFTRARIEQQELNILRGILTSIDKKL